The DNA region CGGCAGAGTAGCGTGCGGTCCGCTGGTGAGTAAACTAGACCTGCCCGGGTTCTGCCCCCGAATCTTTTCGTCACCTTACTCAAGCGACTGGGCGTCGAGGCGGACAGCGTCGCCGTAGGCATCGGCCCGGTCTGGCGCGTTCCGCTCGTCAACACAAGACCCAGCGCGGGGACACGCACTCCACCGAGACACGCCGCAGCATGAAACCGATCTACTTTGTCCTGTGTCTCTGTATCGGCTGCGTCTGCGGCCGGCAGTCGATCGCCCAGAACTGGCCCCAGGCCGCGGGGCCGCGGGGGGACTGGAGCACACGCGCCGAGGGGGAGGTCCCGACGCCGTTCAGCGTCGCCAGTGGCAAGAACGTGCTGTGGACGAAGCCGCTGGAAGAAAGCGGCCAGAGCGGCATCGCTGTTTGGGGGGACCGCGTCTTCCTGACGGTCTTGAAGCCCTTCGAGCCGGGGGAGGGGAGGCAGAAGAAGACTTCGGGCATCCGCGCGCTGGCGCTCGACGCCGCGACTGGTGAGACGCTCTGGGAGTACGACATCCAGAGCGGGGGCGAGTCGGTCTACATGTACGGGTTCAGCGATCTTAGCTCTCCGTCCCCCGTGACGGACGGCAAGTTCGTGTGGTTCACCAATGCAGGGGGGAAGCTGGTCTGCCTCGACTGGCAGGGGGGGCTCGTCTGGGAGCGTAGCTGGCGTTCGGAGAACGAGGTGCTGAAGCCCAAGCACGCGTTCCCCTTCAACAAGCAGTTCGAGCCCTACCTGGTCGGCGACACGCTGGTGCACGCCGAGCCCTACGACCGACGGGACGGCCGCAAAGAAGCAGGCTGGCACTACGTGGTCGGCCTCGACAAGAAGACGGGCGCCGAGAAGTGGATTTCCGAGGACGCGCTGACGCACTACAACACGCCGGGCTTCTCAAACCACGCGCTCGGCAAGCCGACGCTGCTGATCGGACGCGGGGGCTACCACAACGTGCCGGAATCGCCCCCCGGCTACTCGATGATCGACCTGGCCAACGGCGAGCGGGTCTGGCGTACGGTGCTCGACGGCAAGGGGGACACCGCGTTGAGCAATGCCTGCTTCAACGACCGCTTTGCTGTGTGGATATCGGAGCACGAAAGCCGGCTGACGGTGCTGGACGCGCAGGACGGCGAGGTGCTGCGGACCATCGACCTGCGTGCGAACGTCGACCTGCGCGTCTACGACCCGCTGCTGGAGCGCTACGTGCTGCGGGAGGACTTCGATCTCACGTCGTTGCCGAAGTCGCGTATCCATCCCGCCTGGTACACGAACTACCTGGACGGGGACCACCTGTACTTCATGTGCTTCAACGACGACCTCAAGCAGCCGTTGATGAAGCGGTGGGGCGACCTGCTGCCGCTGCACTGCTTTGCGCGGGCGAATCTTGTCACGGGCAAGGTAGAGATCCTCGAGGTCCCCGTCCATCTTGATGATCGGGGAGAGCACCTGTGGAAGGAAGAACTGAAGACCACCGGCCTCAATGCACGCGGGATCGACGTGATTAGCGACCAGCGGTCCAAACGCGACGGCTGGTGGTGGTGCTTCAACGGCAACCCGATCAAGGTGAACGACACGCTGTTGTTCACCACGATGATCGGCAACTGCTACGCGTTCCGGGCGGGCGCCGAGCGGTTCGATGAGGACGCGCTCATCAGCCTGAACCCGCTGGGGCCGCGTGGCGAGAGCTGGTCGCTGAACACCCCGACGTTTGCCAACGGAAAGCTGTACCATCGAACGGCCACAGAGCTAATCTGTGTCGGTCGTGAGTGACCGCCACTTGAAGCGCGTCATCTCCGCCGGCGAATCCGCCCTCATCTACCGCAGAGCATCTAGACGATGAATCGAGTTCTACTGACGTTCCCCACCGGTTGTGCGTTAGCGCTGACGCTCGTCGCCGCATTGGCGCCGGCGGCTCAGGCCGGGCGGCCCAACGTGCTGGTGGTCGTGCCCGACGACCTGAGCTACGACGACTACAGCCACTACAACCAGCGGCCCGATGCTCCGCGGACGCCGAACGTAGACCAGCTAGTGGACCAGAGCGTGCGGCTGACCGATTTCCACGTCGCCACGACCTGTGCGCCGAGCCGGGCGCAGTTGATGACGGGCCGCCACAACAA from Pirellulimonas nuda includes:
- a CDS encoding outer membrane protein assembly factor BamB family protein, whose amino-acid sequence is MKPIYFVLCLCIGCVCGRQSIAQNWPQAAGPRGDWSTRAEGEVPTPFSVASGKNVLWTKPLEESGQSGIAVWGDRVFLTVLKPFEPGEGRQKKTSGIRALALDAATGETLWEYDIQSGGESVYMYGFSDLSSPSPVTDGKFVWFTNAGGKLVCLDWQGGLVWERSWRSENEVLKPKHAFPFNKQFEPYLVGDTLVHAEPYDRRDGRKEAGWHYVVGLDKKTGAEKWISEDALTHYNTPGFSNHALGKPTLLIGRGGYHNVPESPPGYSMIDLANGERVWRTVLDGKGDTALSNACFNDRFAVWISEHESRLTVLDAQDGEVLRTIDLRANVDLRVYDPLLERYVLREDFDLTSLPKSRIHPAWYTNYLDGDHLYFMCFNDDLKQPLMKRWGDLLPLHCFARANLVTGKVEILEVPVHLDDRGEHLWKEELKTTGLNARGIDVISDQRSKRDGWWWCFNGNPIKVNDTLLFTTMIGNCYAFRAGAERFDEDALISLNPLGPRGESWSLNTPTFANGKLYHRTATELICVGRE